Proteins found in one Deltaproteobacteria bacterium IMCC39524 genomic segment:
- a CDS encoding acyl-CoA dehydrogenase — protein MKPEQSQGLTLRPEQTNNATPFPEFLEAFKSNLHNVFHNREDFDKLSINRGLPPYVLRDILASSPLSTFIQTEQGGRGGQISEGIALIEAASYESLALALVFGINWALFIQPVTKYGQEAAREAVLKDFVQHKKMGGLMITEPDYGSDALHMQTSWSGEGDFCHLQGTKHWAGLTGWADYWLLTARQVTEKKGLARDIDFFICDANAPGQQVVVEEKFNNLGLYMIPYGRNRINVTIPKTHRLIPHSTGIKMMLDLLHRSRMQFPAMAMGFLTRILDEATNHTRERLVGGKALYHYDQVQARLAKIQSAFTICSAMCVNASEHASIDRDLASHGLEANSIKTCVTDLMQDAAQSLLQLVGAAGYRLDHFAGRAIVDSRPFQIFEGSNDILYVQIAEALLKQMKIAKEKNLFRYLNSFDLTHRASGLIKELIEFDLEASLPQRKMTELGKIVSRIVSMDLVLRLGEKGFDQEMINGSLVNLQQEIAGLLTVCAFDNCSALIDPDSEHPSWREFCR, from the coding sequence AAGATTTCGACAAACTCAGCATTAATCGTGGGCTGCCGCCTTATGTCCTGCGAGACATCCTGGCTTCCAGCCCACTGTCTACCTTTATTCAAACCGAGCAGGGTGGGCGGGGCGGGCAAATCAGTGAAGGCATTGCTCTCATTGAGGCCGCCTCGTACGAATCCCTGGCTTTGGCGCTGGTTTTCGGAATCAATTGGGCGCTCTTTATCCAACCGGTCACAAAGTATGGTCAGGAGGCTGCACGAGAAGCGGTTTTAAAGGACTTCGTGCAACACAAGAAGATGGGCGGGTTGATGATCACCGAGCCTGACTATGGCAGCGATGCTTTACATATGCAGACCTCGTGGAGTGGCGAAGGTGATTTTTGTCACCTGCAAGGAACCAAACATTGGGCAGGTTTGACCGGTTGGGCCGACTACTGGCTGCTTACGGCACGGCAGGTCACAGAAAAGAAGGGTCTGGCACGCGATATCGACTTTTTTATCTGTGACGCCAATGCACCCGGTCAGCAAGTTGTTGTCGAGGAAAAATTCAACAACCTTGGCCTTTACATGATTCCCTACGGCCGCAATCGCATCAATGTCACGATTCCCAAAACACATCGACTGATCCCGCACAGCACAGGGATCAAGATGATGCTCGACTTGCTGCATCGCAGCCGCATGCAGTTTCCAGCGATGGCGATGGGGTTCCTGACGCGCATCCTTGATGAAGCGACCAACCACACTCGCGAGCGCCTGGTCGGTGGCAAAGCTTTGTATCACTACGATCAGGTCCAAGCCCGCCTGGCGAAGATTCAGTCGGCGTTCACCATCTGTTCAGCAATGTGTGTCAACGCGAGCGAGCACGCCAGTATCGATCGTGATTTAGCCTCTCATGGATTGGAAGCGAACTCTATCAAAACCTGCGTCACTGATCTCATGCAGGATGCCGCCCAATCATTGCTGCAGCTAGTTGGAGCAGCAGGCTATCGCCTTGACCACTTCGCCGGCCGCGCCATTGTCGACAGTCGCCCATTTCAGATCTTCGAAGGATCCAACGATATTCTTTATGTGCAGATTGCTGAAGCGCTCCTCAAGCAAATGAAAATCGCCAAGGAGAAAAACCTGTTCCGCTACCTCAACAGTTTTGACCTAACTCATCGCGCCAGCGGACTGATTAAGGAATTGATCGAGTTTGATCTTGAGGCGTCCCTACCTCAACGCAAAATGACCGAGTTAGGCAAGATTGTAAGTCGTATTGTCTCTATGGATCTGGTCTTGAGGTTGGGAGAAAAGGGGTTTGATCAAGAGATGATCAACGGCAGCCTTGTCAATCTGCAACAGGAGATTGCCGGTTTGTTAACTGTTTGTGCTTTTGATAACTGTTCCGCGTTGATTGACCCTGATTCGGAGCATCCTTCCTGGCGGGAATTCTGTCGTTAA
- a CDS encoding ferritin family protein, whose translation MNEYKLYKCQICGDPYLGDDAPINCPYCGAKKHYFVDAHDYVNKFEQENNFSREEQDNFNAALDIEIGNASFYKAAAESSTEDIHKWLFKALMKVESEHASIFSKHLKTTKPALFDVEASTDGEVNLQESHRREQIAIESYRKFAEAATSPRAREVFSALVEIENDHLGLED comes from the coding sequence ATGAATGAGTACAAGCTCTACAAATGCCAGATCTGCGGCGACCCTTACCTGGGTGACGACGCGCCCATCAACTGTCCTTACTGTGGCGCAAAAAAACATTATTTTGTCGATGCACATGACTATGTCAACAAGTTCGAGCAGGAGAACAACTTCAGCCGTGAGGAACAAGACAACTTCAACGCTGCCCTGGACATTGAGATTGGTAATGCCAGCTTTTATAAGGCCGCGGCTGAAAGCTCAACGGAAGATATCCACAAGTGGCTCTTTAAGGCACTTATGAAGGTTGAATCAGAACACGCCAGCATTTTCTCCAAGCACCTCAAAACCACCAAACCTGCACTCTTTGACGTTGAAGCAAGCACTGACGGCGAGGTCAATCTTCAGGAGAGCCATCGTCGGGAACAGATCGCGATTGAATCGTACCGAAAGTTTGCTGAAGCTGCGACTTCACCACGCGCCAGAGAAGTGTTTTCAGCCCTGGTGGAGATTGAGAACGATCACCTGGGCCTGGAAGACTGA
- a CDS encoding YaiI/YqxD family protein, producing MQIWVDADACPRVIKDILYRAADRKKVQLTLVANQPLQTPASAFIGSMVVGSGFDVADDKIVELMQAGDLVITADIPLAAAAIEKNGHALNPRGEFYTEDNIKERLAVRNMLDELRGCGVETAGPATFNACDKQAFANQLDRFLAKH from the coding sequence ATGCAAATTTGGGTCGACGCTGACGCCTGCCCCAGGGTCATTAAAGATATTCTCTACAGGGCTGCTGACAGGAAAAAAGTACAGCTGACCCTGGTCGCCAATCAGCCCTTGCAAACCCCGGCCTCAGCCTTTATCGGGTCAATGGTTGTGGGCTCCGGGTTTGATGTGGCAGATGACAAGATTGTGGAGCTGATGCAGGCCGGGGACCTGGTGATTACTGCCGACATTCCACTGGCCGCGGCAGCAATTGAGAAAAACGGCCATGCACTGAATCCACGCGGAGAGTTCTACACGGAAGACAATATCAAAGAAAGGCTTGCGGTACGTAACATGCTTGACGAGCTCCGTGGCTGCGGCGTTGAAACCGCCGGCCCGGCGACCTTCAATGCATGTGACAAGCAGGCGTTTGCTAACCAACTTGACCGGTTTTTGGCGAAACATTGA